The following coding sequences lie in one Sorghum bicolor cultivar BTx623 chromosome 6, Sorghum_bicolor_NCBIv3, whole genome shotgun sequence genomic window:
- the LOC8057573 gene encoding uncharacterized protein LOC8057573, with protein MAGYRRAISFPAPKPAADGAFALATASDKLAAYRIRSSSLPCRFHPLLLQLDDDVAALRLVIGQSSSPPPCGTPTASSVSAAASQVCRVLVSLSDLLHHPQAQEPLRRLGRSSRLAERLLDDFLRLADAHGSFRQALVALAALQAETRAALRRGGGGGGDRPRLASACRAQRRAARDLPRLAAAVRAVAAKPPAPLPEGLPADTAALAAALADATVAVASGSAAVFSGLSSLSNAAASARIVEVASTPCWVTAAPARLTGSSDAPRTSSRHRIW; from the coding sequence ATGGCCGGGTACCGCCGCGCCATCTCGTTCCCGGCCCCGAAGCCCGCGGCCGACGGCGCCTTCGCGCTGGCGACCGCGAGCGACAAGCTGGCCGCGTACCGCATCCGGTCGTCCAGCCTCCCCTGCCGCTTCCACccgctgctgctgcagctggACGACGACGTGGCCGCGCTGCGCCTCGTGATCGGCCAGTCGTCATCCCCCCCGCCCTGCGGCACGCCCACGGCGTCGTCCGTGTCCGCGGCGGCGTCGCAGGTGTGCCGTGTCCTCGTCTCGCTCTCGGACCTGCTGCACCACCCGCAGGCGCAGGAGCCGCTGCGCCGCCTGGGCCGCTCGTCGCGCCTCGCGGAGCGCCTCCTCGACGACTTCCTCCGCCTCGCCGACGCGCACGGCAGCTTCCGCCAGGCGCTCGTCGCGCTCGCCGCGCTCCAGGCCGAGACGCGCGCCGCGctgcgccgcggcggcggcggcggcggcgaccggcCAAGGCTGGCGTCCGCGTGTCGCGCGCAGCGGCGCGCGGCGCGCGACCTCCCGCGCCTCGCGGCCGCCGTGCGCGCCGTGGCCGCCAAGCCTCCCGCGCCGCTCCCCGAGGGCCTCCCCGCGGACACTGCGGCGCTCGCGGCCGCGCTCGCCGACGCCACCGTCGCCGTGGCGTCCGGCTCCGCGGCCGTCTTCTCCGGCCTCTCCTCGCTCTCCAACGCCGCCGCTTCCGCCCGCATCGTCGAGGTCGCCTCCACTCCTTGCTGGGTCACCGCCGCCCCCGCGAGACTCACCGGCTCGTCGGACGCGCCGAGGACCAGCAGCCGCCACCGTATATGGTAG